One Drechmeria coniospora strain ARSEF 6962 chromosome 01, whole genome shotgun sequence genomic region harbors:
- a CDS encoding stress responsive A/B barrel domain-containing protein has product MAERIHRITMFKAPKAEDQQKLIAEYKLVDENGKKDGKPYILSLAVGIAENDPRSQGYTVICKTEFASLDDLRYYDDKCEAHQKLKVAAKDLTIEGIQTVYFKPQLMGGSSKLS; this is encoded by the exons atggccgaaCGCATTCACCGAATTACCATGTTCAAGGCTCCCAAGGCTGAGGACCAACAGAAACTAATCGCCGAGTACAAGCTGGTCGACGAGAACGGCAAGAAG GATGGCAAGCCGTACATCCTATccctggccgtcggcatTGCAGAGAATGACCCCCGATCGCAGGGCTACACCGTCATCTGCAAGACGGAGTTTGCCAGCTTGGATGACTTGAGATACTACGACGACAAGTGCGAGGCCCACCAGAAGCTCAAGGTCGCGGCAAAGGACCTCACCATTGAGGGTATCCAAACGGTGTATTTTAAGCCTCAGCTCATGGGAGGCTCCTCCAAGCTGTCGTAG
- a CDS encoding Major facilitator superfamily domain, general substrate transporter: protein MANEYKMSLSYPNPSLGQMAPLEDRTGSGQTEGESEQTAVADAPHVPQAPIAVSGARQVVLMGSLLVGLLFSSLDTSIVSTSLVTISHELNDFVNAPWIVLAYLLTYMGFAICIAKLSDIYGRRNMLVLSWIIFMGFSMGCASSKDMTALILCRAFQGIGASGLYSLTQIGLLEVGPVHRPSLIGAMIGATLAIAFVLGPLLGGIIAQLSDWRWLFNMNIPCGLMTILFITNFWPEEKAAHLLSWRAFTRIDFVGSVSLLCSSGLLVFAMQQAGSQTFDWGSPAIVSTIVLSAITFVVFVWWEVFLESKGLRHVEPIFPMHLMSRRVYVAGLLLTFLTGFPYISLSIVIPERFQIVDGENVLMAGIHILPLLGACAVGSFLGGCLSSKRNNTSYTLVGASCLQLLGVGLMTTLTGTHASEGAQYGYQAIFGLGVGLSFSAVTIMTSILAAEPSVRAAAQGAVAQARVLGGCIGLAICTVLFNVHVNRNLKGDLTPEQLDKLHRSPLSGLQLPADVQDRIKSVYVGAFGQEIQVMGLACAVMVVVSLFTLEKHPAPLTRLTGSAPAAKDESSSFRRGSDSGTEINTISSSHHQAV, encoded by the exons ATGGCAAACGAGTATAAGATGTCGCTCTCCTATCCCAACCCGTCTTTGGGCCAGATGGCACCGCTCGAGGATCGGACCGGGAGCGGCCAGACCGAAGGCGAGTCGGAACAAacagccgtcgccgacgcccctCATGTTCCTCAAGCCCCCATCGCCGTTTCCGGGGCTCGCCAGGTTGTTCTGATGGGATC GCTCCTTGTCGGTCTGCTATTTTCGAGCCTAGATACTTCGATTGTATCTACTTCTCTCGTGACCATCTCGCACGAGCTAAACGACTTCGTCAACGCCCCTTGGATCGTTCTCGCCTACCTCCTGACATACATGG GCTTTGCCATCTGCATCGCCAAACTGAGCGATATTTACGGGCGACGTAACATGTTGGTTCTCTCGTGGATCATCTTTATGGGATTCTCCATGGGTTGTGCCTCATCCAAGGATATGACTGCTCT AATCCTCTGCCGGGCCTTTCAGGGAATAGGAGCTTCGGGACTGTACAGCTTGACCCAGATTGGCTTGCTCGAAGTCGGCCCTGTGCATCGACCGAGCCTCATAGGTGCCATGATCGGCGCCACGCTGGCCATCGCATTTGTTCTCGGCCCTCTGCTTGGAGGCATCATCGCCCAGCTCTCCGATTGGAGGTGGCTGTTCAACATGAA CATCCCATGTGGTCTCATGACGATCCTCTTCATCACCAACTTTTGGCCCGAGGAGAAGGCCGCCCACCTGCTCTCCTGGAGGGCCTTTACCCGCATCGACTTTGTTGGCAGTGTCTCCCTCCTCTGCAGCTCTGGGCTGCTCGTCTTTGCCATGCAGCAAGCCGGGTCGCAGACGTTTGACTGGGGCAGCCCGGCAATCGTTTCGACTATTGTCCTGTCCGCCATCACCTTTGTCGTATTTGTTTGGTGGGAAGTTTTTCTCGAAAGCAAGGGGCTTCGCCATGTCGAGCCCATCTTTCCCATGCATCTGATGAGCCGCCGCGTCTACGTTGCTGGTCTTTT ACTCACGTTCCTCACCGGCTTCCCTTACATCTCACTCTCCATAGTTATCCCTGAGCGGTTTCAGATTGTTGACGGAGAAAATGTGCTCATGGCTGGCATTCACATTCTTCCCCTGCTCGGCGCCTGCGCTGTCGGCTCTTTCTTGGGCGGCTGCCTGTCGAGCAAGCGCAACAACACATCGTACACGCTCGTCGGTGCGTCGTGCctccagctcctcggcgttgGCCTCATGACAACTTTAACCGGCACCCACGCAAGCGAAGGCGCCCAGTATGGCTACCAGGCCATCTTTGgactcggcgtcggcctctcATTCTCGGCCGTCACCATCATGACAAGCATCCTCGCTGCGGAGCCAAGCGTGCGAGCTGCTGCCCAAGGCGCCGTTGCCCAGGCCCGCGTGCTGGGCGGGTGCATCGGACTCGCCATCTGCACCGTCCTATTCAACGTGCACGTCAACCGAAACCTGAAGGGCGACCTGACTCCGGAGCAGCTTGACAAGCTCCACCGCTCCCCATTGTCTGGCCTCCAGCTGCCCGCCGACGTCCAGGATCGGATTAAGAGCGTCTACGTTGGTGCCTTTGGCCAAGAGATTCAGGTAATGGGACTCGCTTGCGCCGTCATGGTTGTTGTGTCCCTCTTTACTCTCGAGAAGCACCCCGCGCCCCTCACGAGACTGACGGGGTCCGCTccggcggccaaggacgaatcgtcgtcgtttcgCCGAGGCAGCGACTCGGGCACGGAAATCAACACAATTTCGAGCTCCCACCACCAAGCAGTCTAG